AGATGATCTGCTCCGTGAAACCCATGGTGTAGTTCCCGCGCCCGTCGAACGCGCGCGGGCTCAATCCCCGGAAGTCGCGAATCCGCGGCACGGCGACATTGATCAGGCGATCGTAGAACTCGAACATCCGTGACCCGCGCAGCGTCACCTTGCAGCCGATCGGGACGCCTTCGCGCAGCTTGAAGTTCGAGATCGACTTCTTCGCGCGGCGAATCGACGGCTTCTGCCCGCTGATCTGCGTGAGCTCGACCACCGCTCCTTCGAGGAGCTTCTGGTCCTGGATGGCGTCGCCCACGCCCATGTTGATCACGATCTTCTCGAAGCGCGGCGCCTGCATCGAACTCGAGTACTTGAACTTCTCCATCAGCGCGGGCTTCACCGTCTCCTGATAGAAGGTCGCGAGCCTCGGCTTCTCCTTCGGAGCGCGCGGACGCGCGGACTGCGTGGCACCGGCCGCCGGGCCTTCCTTGGCGGCCTTGGCCGCCTTGCCGCCGCCTTCCTTGCCCTGGGGCTTGGCTTTCCCCTCGCCCTTGGGCTTGGCGCCTTCGCCCTTGGCCTTGGCGCCTTCGCCCTTGGCCTTCTCGCCTTTCGCCTTCTTCTCGTCTGCCATCGGTCTCGCTCTCCAGGCTCATCTTCGCGGCGCCCCCGAGCCTG
The genomic region above belongs to Candidatus Eisenbacteria bacterium and contains:
- the rplE gene encoding 50S ribosomal protein L5 translates to MADEKKAKGEKAKGEGAKAKGEGAKPKGEGKAKPQGKEGGGKAAKAAKEGPAAGATQSARPRAPKEKPRLATFYQETVKPALMEKFKYSSSMQAPRFEKIVINMGVGDAIQDQKLLEGAVVELTQISGQKPSIRRAKKSISNFKLREGVPIGCKVTLRGSRMFEFYDRLINVAVPRIRDFRGLSPRAFDGRGNYTMGFTEQIIFPEINYDKIQKVRGMDVTIVTSARNDEEGRELLRLMRMPFRLR